The DNA window GCGTGTCCACCCACCTGTCCAAGCTCAAGGAGGCCGGGCTGGTCCGCGACCGCCGCGCCGGGGTTTCGGCCTACTACCGTTTCGACGAGGCCGCGCTCGACCAGGCGCAGCGCGCGTTGTGGCAGACCCTGAGCACCGGCAGCGACGACCCGCTGCTGCGCCAGGACGCCGAGCGCGTGGCCGGGGTTCTGGCGATGCGCGCCTCCGACCAGAACTGGGCCGACTCGGTCGCCGGCGACATGGAGCGCCATTACTCGCCGGGGCGCACCTGGGAGGCGCTGGCGCGCTCGGCCCTGCCCTTGCTGCAGCCCGGCGACGTGCTCGACATCGCTTCCGGCGACGGCGTGCTGGCCGAACTGCTGGCGCCGCACTCGAACCGCTACGTCTGCCTCGACGCCAGCACCAAGGTGGTGGCCGCGGCGTCCGAGCGCCTGCGCAAGCTGCGCAACGTCGAAGTCCGCGAGGGCGACATGCACGCCCTGCCCTTCGACCCCGCCAGTTTCGACCTGGTGGTGCTGATGCACGCCCTGACCTACGCCGAACACCCCGCCCAGGCGGTGGCCGAAGCCGCGCGCGTGCTGCGCCCGGGCGGCCGCCTGCTGTTGACCAGCCTGGCCCGCCACGAGCATCGCGGCGCGGTCGAGGCCTTCGGTCACGTCAACCTCGGCTTCTCCGAGAAAGACCTGCAGAAGTTCGCCGGCAAGGCCGGGTTCGAGATCGTCAGCTGCGAGACCGTGACCCGCGAGCGCCGCCCGCCGCATTTCGAAGTGATCGCGCTGATGGCGCGCAAGCCCGCCGCCGAGCCGGCGCGCAAGCCTGCGAAGAAGTGAGGACCCGTCGATGAAACACCTGCCGTGGCTTCATCCCGAACGCGCCCAGGCCCTGCTGCAGGGGCTGGCGCAGCGCATCCTGGTCATCGACGGCGCGATGGGCACGATGATCCAGCAGCATGCGCTGGAGGAAGCCGATTACCGCGGCGAGCGTTTCGCCCACGGCTACGACCGGCTGTACGCGGCGCACGGCGACGACCACGCCCACGGCGACGGCTGCGGTTGCGCGCGCGACCAGCGCGGCAACAACGACCTGCTGACCCTGACCCGGCCCGACATCATCGCCGGCATCCATCGCCAGTATCTGGAGGCCGGCGCCGACCTGGTCGAGACCAACACCTTCAACTCGACCACGATCTCGCTGGAAGACTACGGCCTGGAGCATCTGGCGCGCGAACTCAACCTGGAGGGCGCGCGGCTGGCGCGCTCGGTCTGCGACGAGATCGAGGCGCGCGACCCGGCGCGGCCGCGCTTCGTGATCGGCGTGCTCGGCCCGACCAGCCGCACCGCCTCGCTGAGCCCGGACGTCAACCGCCCCGGCTACCGCGCGATCAGCTTCGACCAGTTGCGCGAGGCCTATCGCGAGGCCGCGGACGGCCTGATCGACGGCGGCGCGGACGTGCTGATGGTCGAGACCATCTTCGACACCCTCAACGCCAAGGCCGCGCTGTTCGCGATCGAAGAGGCCTTCGACGCCCGCGGCGCGCGCCTGCCGGTGATGATCTCCGGCACCATCACCGACGCCTCCGGGCGCACCCTGTCGGGACAGACCGCCGAAGCGTTCTGGTACTCGGTGCGGCACGTGCAGCCGGCCGCGGTGGGGCTGAACTGCGCGCTCGGCGCCAAGGACCTGCGCGTGCACATCGACGTGCTGGCGCAGATCGCCGACGCCTGCGTCAGCACCCATCCCAACGCCGGTCTGCCCAATGCCTTCGGCGGCTACGACGAGACCCCGGAGGACATGGCCGCGGTGCTCGGCGAATTCGCCCGCGCCGGCCTGCTCAACCTGGTCGGCGGCTGCTGCGGCACCACCCCGGCGCACATCGCCGCGATCGCCCAGGCGGTCGAGGGCGTGGCGCCGCGGGCGCGGCTGCAATTGATCGACGCGGCGGCGTGACCTTCTCCGTGCCGCCCTCCTGCCGCCGTTCCCGCGCAACCGGGAATCCAGAGACTTCAGAGCCATGCCGCGATAGCGCCCTGGGTCCCCGCCCTGGCGGGGACGACGAGCAAACGGCAGCGAACGCAACTCGACATCACCGATGACCTCCGCTCTCCCCCGCCACACCCGCCTCAGCGGCCTGGAGCCGCTGCAGATCACGCCCGAAAGCAATTTCGTCAACGTCGGCGAGCGCACCAACGTCACCGGCAGCGCGCAGTTCAAGAAACTGATCCTGGAAGGCCGCTTCGACGAGGCGGTCGCGGTCGCGCGCCAGCAGGTCGAGAACGGCGCCCAGGTCATCGACGTCAACATGGACGAGGGCCTGCTCGATTCCGAGCAGGCGATGGTGGCCTACCTCAACCTGATCGCGGCCGAACCGGATATCGCCCGGGTCCCGGTGATGGTCGACAGCTCCAAGTGGAGCGTGATCGAGGCCGGGCTGAAGTGCCTGCAAGGCAAGGGCATCGTTAATTCGATCTCGATGAAGGAAGGCGAGGCCGAGTTCCTGCGCCAGGCGCGGCTGGTGCGTCGCTACGGCGCCGCGGTGGTGGTCATGGCCTTCGACGAGGCCGGCCAGGCCGACACGGTCGAGCGCAAGGTCGAGATCTGCTCGCGCGCCTATCGCCTGCTGACCGAAGAAGTCGGCTTTCCGCCCGAAGACATCATCTTCGACCCCAACGTGTTCGCGGTCGCCACCGGCATCGAGGAGCACAACGACTACGCGGTCGCCTTCATCGAAGGCGCGCGCGAGCTCAAGCGGCGTTTTCCGCACAGCCATATTTCCGGTGGCGTCTCCAACGTCTCCTTCTCGTTCCGCGGCAACGAGCCGGTGCGCCAGGCCATCCACGTGGTGTTCCTGTACCACGCGATCCGCGCCGGCATGGACATGGGCATCGTCAACGCCGGCGCCTTGCCGCTGTACGACGACCTCGACGCCGATCTGCGCGAACGGGTCGAGGACGTGGTGCTCAACCGCCGCAGCGACGCCACCGAGCGCTTGTTGGAGATCGCCGACCGCTACAAGGGCAAGAAGGGCGAGAAGAAGGCCGAGGACCTGCGCTGGCGCGACAAGCCGGTGCGCGAGCGCCTCAGCCACGCCCTGGTCCACGGCATCGATCAATGGATCGAAGAGGACACCGAGACCGCGCGGGCCGAGGCCAGCCGTCCGCTGGACGTGATCGAAGGCCCGTTGATGGCCGGGATGAACGTGGTCGGCGACCTGTTCGGCGCCGGCAAGATGTTCCTGCCGCAGGTGGTCAAGTCGGCGCGGGTGATGAAGAAGGCCGTCGCCTACCTGCTGCCCTTCATCGAAGCCGAGAAGCTGCGCACCGGCGACGCGGGCAAGTCCAACGGCAAGATCGTCATGGCCACGGTCAAGGGCGACGTGCACGACATCGGCAAGAACATCGTCGGCGTGGTCCTGGCCTGCAACAACTTCGAGGTCGTCGACCTGGGCGTGATGGTGCCGGCGCAGACCATCCTCGACCGCGCCCGCGCCGAGAACGCCGACCTGATCGGCCTGTCCGGCCTGATCACGCCCTCGCTGGAAGAGATGAGCCATGTCGCCCGCGAGATGCAGCGCCAGGGCTTCACCATGCCGCTGCTGATCGGCGGCGCCACCACCTCGCGCGCCCACACCGCGCTGAAGATCGACCCGCACTACCAGGCGCCGACGATCTGGGTGAAGGACGCCTCGCGCGCGGTCGGCGTGGCTCAGTCGCTGATCTCGATCGAGCTGCGCGAGCCCTTCGTCGCCGCCAACGCCTCCGACTACGCGGAGATCCGCGAACGCCACCGCAACCGCGGCGACGGCAAGCGCCTGGTCTCGCTGGACAAGGCCCGCGGCCAGCGTTTCGACGGCCGTTGGGCCGACTACGCGCCGCCGGCGCCGAAACTGGCGCCGGGCGTGTATGCGTTCGACGACTATTCGCTGGATGAGTTGGTCGACTACATCGACTGGACCCCGTTCTTCAACACCTGGGAACTGGCCGGCCGCTACCCGGCGATCCTCAGCGACGAGATCGTCGGCGCCCAGGCCAGCGAACTGTACCGGGACGCGCGGGCGATGCTGGCCAAGATCGTCGGAGAGAAGTGGATCTCGGCCAAAGCGGTGTTCGGCCTGTGGCCGGCCAACGCGGCCGGCGACGATGTGGTGGTCGATCTGGGCGGCGCCGCCTCGGGCACCGGCGATGCGCCGCAATTCGCCGCCCCTGCCCCTCGCCGCGTCGAATCCCCAATCCCCGATCTCGAATCCCAAACCCTGCACTTCCTGCGCCAGCAGACCGACAAGCCGGCCGACCGGCCGGACTTTTGCCTGGCCGATTTCATCGCGCCGCGGGACAGCGGCCGGCAGGACTGGATCGGCGCGTTCGCGGTCACCGCCGGCCTCGGCATCGAGCCGCACGTGGCCCGGTTCGAGGCCGACCACGACGACTACAACGCGATCATGCTCAAGGCCCTGGCGGACCGCTTCGCCGAGGCCCTGGCCGAACGCCTGCACGAGCGCGTGCGCAAGGAATTCTGGGGTTACGCAAGCGACGAGGCGTTGGACAACGAGGCGCTGATCGACGAAGGCTACCGCGGCATCCGCCCCGCTCCGGGCTATCCGGCCTGCCCGGAACACAGCGAGAAGGCGAGCCTGTTCGCGATGCTCGACGCCGGCGCCAACGCCGGGCTGGAACTGACCGAGAGCTTCGCCATGTATCCGGCCGCGGCGGTGTCCGGTTACTACTTCAGCCATCCCGACAGCCAGTACTTCGTGGTCGGACGGGTGTCCAAGGAGCAGGTCGAGGACTATGCCCGGCGCAAGGGTGTGAGCCTGGCCCAGGCCGAACGCTGGCTGGCCTCGAATCTGGATTACGATCCCGAGTGAGCCGCGCGGGCCGCAGGGCCCGCCTGCACGCAGACCCTGTCCTGGATTTCGCAGCCGCGCCTGGCGCCGGGCGGGCCTGACGTTGTCCCGGCCGCCCCGCCTCGCGCCATTGCCGCCGTTACCCAGAGAGTTGCCAGGATGAGCGACATTCTCCTGCCCGAAGACATCGCCTCCGAGTCGTCCTCGGACCCGCGCGGCAACGCCGCCTTCATCGAAAAACACGCCGGTCCCGGACGGATCGGCCTGTGCGGCGGCCGCGATTTCATCAACAAGCTGATCCGCAAGGCGCAGGCGCCGCTGACCGAAGACGGCCACCGCAGCCTGTGGTCGCATGCGTTCTTGTTCAACGAACGCCGCAGCGACGGCCAGTGGTGG is part of the Lysobacter firmicutimachus genome and encodes:
- the metH gene encoding methionine synthase, coding for MTSALPRHTRLSGLEPLQITPESNFVNVGERTNVTGSAQFKKLILEGRFDEAVAVARQQVENGAQVIDVNMDEGLLDSEQAMVAYLNLIAAEPDIARVPVMVDSSKWSVIEAGLKCLQGKGIVNSISMKEGEAEFLRQARLVRRYGAAVVVMAFDEAGQADTVERKVEICSRAYRLLTEEVGFPPEDIIFDPNVFAVATGIEEHNDYAVAFIEGARELKRRFPHSHISGGVSNVSFSFRGNEPVRQAIHVVFLYHAIRAGMDMGIVNAGALPLYDDLDADLRERVEDVVLNRRSDATERLLEIADRYKGKKGEKKAEDLRWRDKPVRERLSHALVHGIDQWIEEDTETARAEASRPLDVIEGPLMAGMNVVGDLFGAGKMFLPQVVKSARVMKKAVAYLLPFIEAEKLRTGDAGKSNGKIVMATVKGDVHDIGKNIVGVVLACNNFEVVDLGVMVPAQTILDRARAENADLIGLSGLITPSLEEMSHVAREMQRQGFTMPLLIGGATTSRAHTALKIDPHYQAPTIWVKDASRAVGVAQSLISIELREPFVAANASDYAEIRERHRNRGDGKRLVSLDKARGQRFDGRWADYAPPAPKLAPGVYAFDDYSLDELVDYIDWTPFFNTWELAGRYPAILSDEIVGAQASELYRDARAMLAKIVGEKWISAKAVFGLWPANAAGDDVVVDLGGAASGTGDAPQFAAPAPRRVESPIPDLESQTLHFLRQQTDKPADRPDFCLADFIAPRDSGRQDWIGAFAVTAGLGIEPHVARFEADHDDYNAIMLKALADRFAEALAERLHERVRKEFWGYASDEALDNEALIDEGYRGIRPAPGYPACPEHSEKASLFAMLDAGANAGLELTESFAMYPAAAVSGYYFSHPDSQYFVVGRVSKEQVEDYARRKGVSLAQAERWLASNLDYDPE
- a CDS encoding homocysteine S-methyltransferase family protein is translated as MKHLPWLHPERAQALLQGLAQRILVIDGAMGTMIQQHALEEADYRGERFAHGYDRLYAAHGDDHAHGDGCGCARDQRGNNDLLTLTRPDIIAGIHRQYLEAGADLVETNTFNSTTISLEDYGLEHLARELNLEGARLARSVCDEIEARDPARPRFVIGVLGPTSRTASLSPDVNRPGYRAISFDQLREAYREAADGLIDGGADVLMVETIFDTLNAKAALFAIEEAFDARGARLPVMISGTITDASGRTLSGQTAEAFWYSVRHVQPAAVGLNCALGAKDLRVHIDVLAQIADACVSTHPNAGLPNAFGGYDETPEDMAAVLGEFARAGLLNLVGGCCGTTPAHIAAIAQAVEGVAPRARLQLIDAAA
- a CDS encoding ArsR/SmtB family transcription factor — protein: MDLEGWSSRLKVFADATRVRLLALLEREELTVAELSAITRLAQPRVSTHLSKLKEAGLVRDRRAGVSAYYRFDEAALDQAQRALWQTLSTGSDDPLLRQDAERVAGVLAMRASDQNWADSVAGDMERHYSPGRTWEALARSALPLLQPGDVLDIASGDGVLAELLAPHSNRYVCLDASTKVVAAASERLRKLRNVEVREGDMHALPFDPASFDLVVLMHALTYAEHPAQAVAEAARVLRPGGRLLLTSLARHEHRGAVEAFGHVNLGFSEKDLQKFAGKAGFEIVSCETVTRERRPPHFEVIALMARKPAAEPARKPAKK